In bacterium, the DNA window ACCATGCTGGCGATTTTCGGAACGGGGTATCTGGTCGCTTTCTTTTTCCGCAGATTGTGGATCTGAACAAACGGGAGCTGTTCCATGGGACCATTTGTGCCGGATCCAATCTCTTTTGAGCTAAACTTAGTTATCGCGTTGCTGATAGGTATCGCCTTTGGATTCGTTCTCGAGCAAGCCGGCTTCTCTTCGTCACGCAAACTTGCCGGACTGTTTTACGGATATGACTTCACGGTGTTGCGGGTCTTCTTCTCAGCGGCCGTCACGGCTATGGGCGGAATTCTGCTATTAGGCTTTGCAGGCTTACTCGACACGGAGGCAATATACATTAATCCGCTCTGGTTGTGGCCAGCTGTCGTCGGTGGAGCCATCATGGGTGTTGGTTTTATTCTCGGAGGATACTGCCCGGGGACCAGCTTCTCAGCTGCGGCAATTGGTAAAATTGATGCGTTGTTCTTCATCGGTGGGCTGTTTCTCGGAGTGTTTGTCTTTGCCGAGATGTTTCCTGCCTGGGAAGAGTTCTATTACTCGTCGGCCTTCGGACCCGTCAGAGTCTTTGACACTTTGGGACTCTCGATCGGCTGGTTCGCGTTCTTGCTGATTGTTATCGCGCTCTCCGCATTCGCCGTCACCAGCTGGATTGAGAAGCGCGTTAGCGCAAGTGCCCCGTCACGGCAATTCCGCTTGCGTCCCCACTCCATCGCCGCCGTAGCCACCGTGCTCGCCGGCGTGCTGCTGATTTCGCTGCCGGATAGGAAGTCGCGCGTATTGGCAATGGTCACAGCAGCCGAGCACCTCGCCGCGTGTGAGACTGCGTTCATGACAGCCGATGAACTCGCCTTTCGGATTATTGACCGCGAACCGAACATTCAAATCGTTGACGTGCGCGATTCTGCTGCCTTCAACTCGTTCGCTCTGCCCGGAGCGATGAACATTCAAGTCCGTAATCTGTTCGACAAGGAATGGAATCGCCTGTTTGCACGCAGGCACGTCAAGAAGGTGCTGGTTGCCGAACACGAGAGTGACGCAATTGCAGCGTATCACGTTCTGGATGAGCTGGGATATTCCAACCTCGCTGTCCTCCAAGGTGGCCTGCCTCTCTTCAAGCAGGACATCTTATCCGAATCAACGCATGAAGCCGTGCCGCTTCACGAAGATGTAGCTGAATTTCGCATGAGTGCGCGAGAGACTATCAATAAACTCATCGAACAGGAACGGCAGAAACCTCCCGCTGTGGAGAAGAAGCCCAAGAAGGTGATTGGCGGCTGCTAAAATCATCCTGCGAATGTCAAAAGGCCCGCACTTGTGCGGGCCTTTTCTTCTGCCTTATGCTTTTCTATTTCCCCAAAAAGCGGCTAACGTTTAGTATTAGAGCACCATTGTGCTCAATTTGAGGCATATGAGCCAGAATAGGAGAATTTGTATCTGATTTTAAGCTCCTGTGAAAGCTGGACTCCCCGTTATGTAAGAGAGTCACAATCGGAGCCGCTCCCCTTTCCTTTTGTGAAGTGTTTCACAATATTTATGGTGTTGTCGTATCGGGGCAAAAAACCGCCCCGCTCCCCTCTGAAAACATCACTACCAATTAGTCATAGATTGAGGTCTTAACCGTGAAGAAAAAGTATATCATCGGCTGGCTGCCCGGTGACGGAGTCGGCATTGAAGTTCTGGAAGCTGCGAAGATCGTGCTCGACCGCTTGGATTTTGACGCCGAGTACATTCATGGCGACATCGGCTGGGAATTCTGGTGCAAAGAAGGCGATGCCCTTCCGCAGCGCACGATGGATTTGCTCAATCGTGTCGATGCAGCGATGTTCGGCGCAATCACTTCAAAACCCGCCAAACTGGCCGAGAAGGAACTAATTCCCGCTCTGCAGGGCAAAGGCATGACGTATCGCTCGCCTATCGTGAGAATGCGCCAGTCGTTTGATCTGTATATCTGTTTGCGGCCCTGCAAGTCGTATCCCGGAAACCCGCTGAACTTCAAAGAGAATATTGATCTCGTCGTGTTCCGCGAGAATACCGAAGACTTATATGCGGGCGTCGAGTTCGCGCCTGTTCCCGATGAACTGAAAGACACGCTCTTGAAACTCTCAAAGCCGTTCAAAGCGTTCGATGGAATTGCCCCAAGCGACTATGCCGTATCGTGCAAGATCAACACGCGCAAAGGCTCCGAACGCATCGTCAAGGCGGCCTTTGACTACGCGCGCAAACACGGGCGCAAGAAAGTCACGGTCGTGCACAAGGCGAACGTCGTCCGCGCGGCTGACGGACTGTTTCTGGATGTGGCGCGCGAAGTGGCTGCCAACTATCCGGAAATTACCTTTGACGAAGCGAACGTGGATGCCATCATGATGTGGCTGCTGAAGAATCCATTTAACTATGACGTGCTGGTTGCACCCAATCTCTATGGTGACATTGTCAGCGACCTGTGCGCACAGTTGGTTGGCGGATTAGGCTTCGGCTGCTCCGGCAATATCGGAACAAAACTTGGCGTCTTTGAACCCACACACGGATCCGCCCCGAAATATGCCGGACAATACAAGGTGAATCCGATCGCCACGATACTTTCGGCAAAGCAGATGCTCGAGTGGCTCGGCGAAATCGAGCTTGCAAAGCTCGTTGAGAAGGCCGTCGCCGAAGTGATCAAAGAAGGCAAGGTACGAACCTACGATATGGGCGGTTCGAATACGACGCTGGAAATGGGTCAAGCCATCGCCGACAAACTTCCCGCACTTATGACGGCTTGAGCTGATGAATTCCTTGATCCTTCATGAAGTCGGGCTGCGCGACGGGCTGCAAATGGAAAAGCAGGTCGTCCCGCTTGACACCAAGATTCGCTGGGCCGAACAGATGATCGATGCCGGCGTGGACATTCTCCAGCTTGGCTCCTTCGTGCATCCTGAAAAAGTCCCGCAAATGGCCGATACGGATGCGCTGTTCAACTACTTCAACGAACCGGGAAGAAGACCCGCCAATGTTACTCTCTCCGGTCTTGTCCTGAATGAAAAAGGACTGGATCGCGGGATGGCCTGTGGTGTGGACATGTTCTGCATGGGAGTCTCGGCAAGTGAAACGCACAGCAAGAAGAACACCGGCATGACCGTAGCTGAGGCGACTGATCGTATTATCGGCGCAGCTAAGGCCGCGCTGTCCGCAGGCAAACGCGTGCAAGTATCCGTTCAGTCTGCTTTCGGCTGCGGCTTTGAAGGTGCTGTGCCCGCCTCGCGTGTGCTGGGAATTCTCGACAAATACTTCGAAGCAGGCCTGAACGCGGTCTCCCTCGCGGATACTGCGGGCCACGCTCTGCCCGAACAAGTCGAAGCTCTGTTCTCTTCAGTATACAAGATGAATCCGCAGGCGGAATGCGCCTGCCACTTGCACAACACCTACGGTCTCGGATTGGCCAACTGCCGCGCGGCGATGAATGCCGGCGTAAGAATATTCGAGTCCGCCATTGCCGGCCTTGGTGGCTGTCCGTTCACAAAAGTCGCCGGCGGAAACGTCTGCACGGAAGACCTTGTTCACTATTGGCAGCGCGGCGGTTCACGCACTGATCTGGATTTGCCAAAATTGATTCAGACGGCTCAAGATCTGGCCAGCTACTTCGGCCGCGAGATGCCCGGCTTGGTCTACAAGTCCGGACCGGTCAATTACGCCGCATAAACTAACTGTAACATAACTGCTATGAAATTGCTTGAAGGTATTCGCGTCCTCGATCTGACCAACGTGCTCTCCGGCCCCTTTGCCACATTGCATCTGGCACTCGCAGGTGCGGACGTGATCAAAATTGAAAATCCGACGGACGGCGATCTCGCGCGCAAGCTCGGCTGTGTTCCCGATTTTAACAAGAAGCTGATGGGAACAAGTTTCCTCGCACAGAACGCGAACAAGCGCTCCCTGACTCTAAACCTGAAACAGCCTGCGGCCAAAGAAATCTTCAAAAAGCTCGTCAAGAACGCCGACGTGGTGGTGGAGAACTTCCGGCCCGACGTGATGAAGCGGCTCGGACTCTCATATGAAGTCTTGTGTGAGATTAACCCCAAACTCATCTACTGCGCCATCTCCGGCTTCGGTCAAACAGGGCCCGACGCGTTCAAACCCGCCTACGACCAGATTATTCAGGGATTGTCCGGCGAAATGGCCATCAACGGAGACGAGCGGCTGCATCCTCTGCGTGCAGGGTTTCCGATCTGCGATACGGTCGGCGGACTGAATGCCGCTTTTGCCGTGATGGGAGCGCTTTACTATCGCGAGCGCACGGGTGAAGGCCAGTTTATTGACGTTGCACTCCTCGACTCGATCATGCCGCTTATGGGCTGGGTCGTCGCCAACTGGATGATTGGACAGCAGCATCCCGTTCTGATGGGCAATGAAAACTTCACAGCCGCTCCCTCAGGTGTGTTCAAGACCAAAGACTGCTACATCAATATCGCCGCCAATAAACAGGAACAGTGGGAAGCCCTGGCGGATTTGGTCGGTGTGCCCGAACTTAAGACCGATCCGCGTTTTCAGGAGCGTGATGCTCGCAAGAAGAATCGCACGCAACTGACTCCCCTGCTCGAAGCGAAACTGATGGAGCGCGAAGGTGCGTTCTGGGTCGAAGAACTGAATAAGCATGATGTGCCGGCCGGATTGATTCTGTCCCTCGAAGACGCCCTGATGCAGCCTCAAATCGCACATCGCAAGGCGTTCAACAAGGTCAACGTGGACGGCATCGGTGACTTGGAACTATTCAATCTCACGGCGAAATTCTCGAAAACTCCGGGCGACGTTACCGCGCCGCCGCCGAAACTTGGTGAACATACCGATCTGCTGCTTGGCGAACTGGGCTACAGCGCCGCGGAGATTGCCAAACTGCGTGAAGACAAAGTAATTTAAGATATCAGGAGCAACATAATGCCCATGACGTTAGCAGAGAAGATTCTGGCGCGCGCGGCAGGTCTGCCGGAAACCAAAGCGGGAGACGTGGTCGAACCGCAGGTGGATCTGGCCATGTCGCACGAGAACGCCGCGCTCGTTCTCCATCAATTCAAGGAAATCTACAAGGGTCTCAATGTCGAGCCGCGCGTGTGGGATCCAAGCCGGATCGCGATCATTTTCGATCATCGTGTCCCCGCCGAAAGCTCGAAAACCGCGACGAACCAAAAGCGCGTGCGCGATTTCGTCGGCGAACAAGGCATCACGAAATTCCACGACATTCGAGGCGACCAAGGCGGCATCTGCCATCAGATTCTGCCCGAATACGGCTACGTGCGCCCGGGTGCCGTCGTGGTCGGCACGGACAGCCACACCACCACTCACGGAGCGCTTGGCGCGTTTGCCTTTGGCATCGGTGCGACGGAAATGGCCAGCGTCTGGGCACTCGGATCCGCGCTGAACATCGAGGTGCCCAGAACCATCAAAGTCGAAATCAACGGCGCCTTGTCAAATTTTGTGTCCGCAAAAGATGTGATCCTCTATCTCATCGGACTGATCAAAGCCAACGGTGCCAACTACCGCGCGCTTGAGTTTCACGGCTCGACGATCCGCAATATGTCCACGTCGTCGCGGCTGGTGCTTTGCAACATGTCCGTCGAAGCCGGCGCGACGGTCGGCATGGTTCCACCCGATGTCGAAACCAAGCGCTACCTGCGCGACGAAGCGAAAGTCTCCGACACCCTCTGGATGGAATCACCCGATGCCGATGCGGACTATGAGCGTGTCGTTCAGATTGATGCAAACAAACTTGCCCCGCAGATCGCCTGCCCGCATACGGTGGACAATGTGAAGCCTGTGACCGACATTAAGGGAAAGAAAGTCGACCAAATCGTGATCGGATCCTGCACCAACGGACGGCTTGACGATCTTGCCGCAGCCGCATCGCTGATCCGCACAAAGAAAGTGCATCAACGCACGCGCATGCTCGTCTTCCCCGCGTCGTGGAATATCTACAAAGCGGCCATGGAGCGCGGCTATCTGAAAGACTTCGCCGATGCCGGTGCCGTCGTCATGAATCCCGGCTGCGGCTGCTGCTTGGGCGTGCATCAAGGCGCGCTGGGCGATGGTGAAGTGTCGCTTTCGACAACCAATCGCAACTTCAAAGGCCGTATGGGCAATCCGAATGCTGAAGTGTTTCTCTGTTCGCCGGAAGTGGCCGCTGCCAGTGCCATTCGCGGCGAAATCACCGACCCGAGAGAGGTGTAATCATGCCGAATGTCATTGCCGTTCTGGGAGACGATATCTCCACTGATCATATCTATCCGGGCCGTTTCATGGCTACGGTGCTGCCCAGCGAAACTCCTCAATTCTGTTTCGCCGATATGACCGAACTGAACGCCGCGTTGAAAGCAAAACAATTCCCCGCAGGGAGCTTCCTGGTCGCGGGTGAAAACTTCGGATGTGGCAGCTCGCGTGAGCAGGCCGCTTCGACGATTAACGGCCACAACTTGATTGTGGTCGCCCGCAGCTTCGCGCGCATTTTCATGCAGAATGCCGTCAATCTCGGCCTGCCCCTCATCATCTGTCCGCAGGTTGAAGCCTCGGAAGGGGACGAGCTGGAGCTTGCTGGCGGCAAGCTCGTCAACAAGTCTACGCGGAAGCAATTCGACATTGAGCCGCTGCCCCCATTACGTCAGGCCATCATCGATGCGGGCGGTTTGGTCGCCTACACAAGAGAAAGAGTAAAGCAGAGACTCGCCGCGCATTGATTCGCTGCGGCTTAATCATAGTAAAGCCCTCTGGTTCACCATCAGGGGGCTTTTTCATTTTAGCTCATCCCTTGACACGCTTATCAGGTAACAAGCGTCTCGCACCACTTTGAGTGCCAACTCGTCCGCGTAGGGACCCTGAATCACAGTCACAGCCGACGATACTTGCTTTAATCCCGTAAGCATGTTGCCCAATTGGGTTCCCCATCCAAGCCGGGCAATAGGCTTGCAACCCTTACATAACTCAATGGACCCATCAGAATAATCTAAATCGTGATTGCCCAAATGTTTACAACATTTTTACAAAAACAGCTTGACTTTTTGTAGATATTGTATTATATTAGCACCAACAAACCACCAGCGGCGCAATCAAAATCCGGCACCAGCCAGACGAATCTCTTCCCGCACCCTCCTTAGTCTACAGTTTTCAGGTTATTGCTCGATAAGTTGACCCACGAGGGAGGATTGGTTATATTTGGGGCCAGCCAGAACATTTCTCTTGACCCCTGAGTATAAAGCACATGATTGACTCCCCTTCCCCGTTTGTCAAGCCGCATCCCGGCCTCCGAATCAAGGACTACCAGCCGGTCGTCCCGCGTCCCACTGCCGAACAAGTCGCACGATTCCCGCAGGATGCAACTGAGTTGCTCGACCGTATCTGGGCCAGACACAACGAGCTGATTCCCTACGGGCAGTATGGCCTCGACTGGATTCGTGGCAAGCACTTCCTGATTGCCGGTGGAACCGGTCCCGGCCTCGGTGGAGCCATCGAAAGCGCCGTGCGCAGATTCACCTCTGTTGACGGAAGCGTGACTGTGCTGGCTCGTGATCTAACCCGCTCCGTCGGTTTCGAAATGGGCAAGCAGATGGCCGAGCGCGCGGAAAGAATGGGCTTCGGCAATCGCTATCACCTGTCCAATGACGGGATGGCGCTCGAAGGTCCCGCCTTCGAGTCACTGCTGCAATCGCTCAAGGAAGCAGGGGCACAGCAGATCATTTACATCAACTGCGTTGCTGCGGCCGTTGCGGGAATGCTGCCCGGAATGCCCCCGATTTACGTCAAGGATGTCGATGAGGAAGGCCTTTTTCAATACAAGCTCCTTCCCTTGACAGACGCGCAGATCGAAAACACCCGCCACGTGATGGGCCGCATGGCCGTCGAGTTCCCGCATAAGCTCGAAGAAGCAGGCATTAAGGTTCACGTCACCACCTACATCGACTGGCGCGGCAGTCTGGACGTCATCAGCCGCGACCCTGAAAGTCCGTTCTACGGTCGTCAGGGACCCTACTCCACCAGCCTCTATCTTCCCAAAGAATTCCTGCAGGCGGACACCATCAAGTCCTACGGGCATGGCCGCATCGTGCTGGATGTATTTCTGCCTGTGATGCGCACCCGTGCCTTGGGTTTTATTCCGGGTGCAATTCCCCAGTCCTACCTGTTCGAAAAGATGATGAAAATGTCGGACATACGGCAGCGCGACGTTCCCGAACTCGCATTGGGAGTCCTCGACCAGATTGGCCGCGCCGTCTCCGGCGGAACCTACAATCCCTTCCCTCGTCTGGACGAACACGAAATCCCGCTCGAAGAGTGGTATTGGCAGATCGTCCAGAGACTCTGTGACGACGAGTCAAGTGAGTTTTACTGGAAGAAATGGATTGAAATGTAGCCTCGCAAGAGTGTGATTCCTTTCAAGGATCCGGTGCGAGCTGCGCCGGATCTTTCTTTATCTCACGATTTATCTGAGGATAGAATGGGATAACACGAGTCAGGTTCTGCCGCGTGCCAAGTGGACAATTCGGCGTAAATTCTCTACATTGGTGCTTACAATGAATAGCTATTTCTCTTAAATCTAAGGCATAGTAATGGACTACTTCCTAAACGAAGACCAACTGGCGTTGCGCGATCTGGCGCGCAAGATTGCAGAAGAAAGAGTTCGCCCCGTCGCCGCGCAGTATGAC includes these proteins:
- a CDS encoding YeeE/YedE family protein; amino-acid sequence: MGPFVPDPISFELNLVIALLIGIAFGFVLEQAGFSSSRKLAGLFYGYDFTVLRVFFSAAVTAMGGILLLGFAGLLDTEAIYINPLWLWPAVVGGAIMGVGFILGGYCPGTSFSAAAIGKIDALFFIGGLFLGVFVFAEMFPAWEEFYYSSAFGPVRVFDTLGLSIGWFAFLLIVIALSAFAVTSWIEKRVSASAPSRQFRLRPHSIAAVATVLAGVLLISLPDRKSRVLAMVTAAEHLAACETAFMTADELAFRIIDREPNIQIVDVRDSAAFNSFALPGAMNIQVRNLFDKEWNRLFARRHVKKVLVAEHESDAIAAYHVLDELGYSNLAVLQGGLPLFKQDILSESTHEAVPLHEDVAEFRMSARETINKLIEQERQKPPAVEKKPKKVIGGC
- a CDS encoding isocitrate/isopropylmalate dehydrogenase family protein; the encoded protein is MKKKYIIGWLPGDGVGIEVLEAAKIVLDRLDFDAEYIHGDIGWEFWCKEGDALPQRTMDLLNRVDAAMFGAITSKPAKLAEKELIPALQGKGMTYRSPIVRMRQSFDLYICLRPCKSYPGNPLNFKENIDLVVFRENTEDLYAGVEFAPVPDELKDTLLKLSKPFKAFDGIAPSDYAVSCKINTRKGSERIVKAAFDYARKHGRKKVTVVHKANVVRAADGLFLDVAREVAANYPEITFDEANVDAIMMWLLKNPFNYDVLVAPNLYGDIVSDLCAQLVGGLGFGCSGNIGTKLGVFEPTHGSAPKYAGQYKVNPIATILSAKQMLEWLGEIELAKLVEKAVAEVIKEGKVRTYDMGGSNTTLEMGQAIADKLPALMTA
- a CDS encoding hydroxymethylglutaryl-CoA lyase; this translates as MNSLILHEVGLRDGLQMEKQVVPLDTKIRWAEQMIDAGVDILQLGSFVHPEKVPQMADTDALFNYFNEPGRRPANVTLSGLVLNEKGLDRGMACGVDMFCMGVSASETHSKKNTGMTVAEATDRIIGAAKAALSAGKRVQVSVQSAFGCGFEGAVPASRVLGILDKYFEAGLNAVSLADTAGHALPEQVEALFSSVYKMNPQAECACHLHNTYGLGLANCRAAMNAGVRIFESAIAGLGGCPFTKVAGGNVCTEDLVHYWQRGGSRTDLDLPKLIQTAQDLASYFGREMPGLVYKSGPVNYAA
- a CDS encoding CoA transferase codes for the protein MKLLEGIRVLDLTNVLSGPFATLHLALAGADVIKIENPTDGDLARKLGCVPDFNKKLMGTSFLAQNANKRSLTLNLKQPAAKEIFKKLVKNADVVVENFRPDVMKRLGLSYEVLCEINPKLIYCAISGFGQTGPDAFKPAYDQIIQGLSGEMAINGDERLHPLRAGFPICDTVGGLNAAFAVMGALYYRERTGEGQFIDVALLDSIMPLMGWVVANWMIGQQHPVLMGNENFTAAPSGVFKTKDCYINIAANKQEQWEALADLVGVPELKTDPRFQERDARKKNRTQLTPLLEAKLMEREGAFWVEELNKHDVPAGLILSLEDALMQPQIAHRKAFNKVNVDGIGDLELFNLTAKFSKTPGDVTAPPPKLGEHTDLLLGELGYSAAEIAKLREDKVI
- a CDS encoding 3-isopropylmalate dehydratase large subunit, whose product is MPMTLAEKILARAAGLPETKAGDVVEPQVDLAMSHENAALVLHQFKEIYKGLNVEPRVWDPSRIAIIFDHRVPAESSKTATNQKRVRDFVGEQGITKFHDIRGDQGGICHQILPEYGYVRPGAVVVGTDSHTTTHGALGAFAFGIGATEMASVWALGSALNIEVPRTIKVEINGALSNFVSAKDVILYLIGLIKANGANYRALEFHGSTIRNMSTSSRLVLCNMSVEAGATVGMVPPDVETKRYLRDEAKVSDTLWMESPDADADYERVVQIDANKLAPQIACPHTVDNVKPVTDIKGKKVDQIVIGSCTNGRLDDLAAAASLIRTKKVHQRTRMLVFPASWNIYKAAMERGYLKDFADAGAVVMNPGCGCCLGVHQGALGDGEVSLSTTNRNFKGRMGNPNAEVFLCSPEVAAASAIRGEITDPREV
- a CDS encoding 3-isopropylmalate dehydratase, whose amino-acid sequence is MPNVIAVLGDDISTDHIYPGRFMATVLPSETPQFCFADMTELNAALKAKQFPAGSFLVAGENFGCGSSREQAASTINGHNLIVVARSFARIFMQNAVNLGLPLIICPQVEASEGDELELAGGKLVNKSTRKQFDIEPLPPLRQAIIDAGGLVAYTRERVKQRLAAH